From the genome of Polypterus senegalus isolate Bchr_013 chromosome 8, ASM1683550v1, whole genome shotgun sequence:
taaatagaaaaacaatgtcATACGGCACTGGCGAAAAACTCGAGTTCAGAGAGGACATCAATATGCCAGTGTGGTACAGAAAAGTCACCACCAGTCAGATAAAGCAGCGTCAATGGGTACTGTGAAACAGCGGGTTATAAGGAAGAGAGTGGCGTAAGATAATTAAAGTTAAAATGCAGAGAAGTGAGCATCATGTGGAAATAGTGTGGATTAACTTATATTGTGGAACTAAGAGtatcactgtatatactgtaaatgtgggAATCCTGCATAGGTCTCCTTAAGACAAGTGTCTGACTGTCACCCAAAATGATAAGACTGAACTTAGcaatattacatataaaataataataataatattaataataaatatgtcatgaagtGTTGGGGTCCTTCTCTTCTGTATTCTCCCAGCCTCCCTTTGCGCTTGATCCCATTTTCTGTCCCCCATGTTCTGTCATTGCCCTGTATTTTGGTTGCCTCTTGACACTCGTGTTTGTTGTGTTGTGATGGTGGTGTTGCTTCTACCAGGGCTCGTCTCTGTTCAAGTGTTTTGTGGTCAGCCATCGCTTTTGAGTTAGTGTAGCAGGTTTGGGGGTAACATGGCTTGCTGTTGGCCTTTAACCGTTAATTTTTATACGTGCGTCTCATTAGTACATCATTGAAGGTGTTACTTACACAAATCAGTAATGAACttcaaaaagcaataataaaataaaaagaagacatCCTCAGTTTGAAGTTTGTGCTTCTCTGTGTTTCCTTTGATTACTTCAGTTTGTGCACAGCGAAATTCTGAGATTCTGCTCCGCATCGAGTTCATGAGATTCGAGTGTTCAGCACGTTAAGTTAGTAACCACAGAAgctgtgtattttaaaataagtacaaaaatgttttttataaaatttaaatcaaaattgAAGGCAAATAGAAAATATGCTTTATAACagtgaaatgttttgaaaaacaatACCATTCCACCCTACTGTATCGTGCATGTGTGGTGTGTGAAGTGTTTCTATAATTCACTGCCACTGcatatctacaacaacaacaacaacaacatttatttatatagcacatttttcatacaaacagtagctcaaagtgcttacacACTCTACACACTCCTTtcctgcaagctctgtcttctgcctcccgactccggctcctcgagtgaggcggccccttttatagtgcacccagatgtgctccatgatgaccttcctgcagctcttcctggtgtggcggaagagctccAGTCCATGTCTCCAGAACTGTTTACAAACAAAGACAAAGCTGTCACTTCTCCCTTTTAAGGGGAGCAGCTCTGAACTAACACatctcttttctttaaaatatgagAGGCTgagttgttgtgtttttttttttatatgtttaggATATTATCcataccattttttttaaatagaacaaAAATTATTCTTTTATCAGTATAATTAACAAATCGAAGTTGTCATTATTGTTTTGGGTTTATTTTCAATGGCAGTAAGCTGTTGTACACCAAATTATCATCTCTTTACAGTTCTCATTCTGAGCTTTGTATATTTACACGGAAATTTGTATCTGTCTGTTTCTGTagatttacaagaaagtgacaccCTCTGTCCATCATCATCTACTCTTCACTGCAGACtatcacaaaatgaaaatgtgaagaaGCCGATGTCTGAAGCAGAGTTTGTTACCAGCCCATAACAAACAATTCTTCACCAGTGGTGATTTtcaaacgcaaaaaaaaaaaatttactaaaGAGAAGCCACATTGCTGTTTTACATGTGGCATGCAATTTTCCTACCAGAGCAAACTTATGACCCACACAAAAATTCACaatggagagaagccatattgctgttctgactgTGGTAAACAGTTCTCTACAAGTGGCAATCTTCATACCCACAGCcggattcacactggagagaagccatattcatGTTCTTACGGTGGTAAACAATTTAGCGCTAGTGGTGATCTTCGAAATCACAGACGGAATCACACTGGTGAGAAGCCGTATTCCTgtactgaatgtggcaagcagttCTCCTGGACTTTCAGCCTTCATTCCCATAAAAGAATttacactggagagaagccatattgctgttctgactgTGGTAAATGATTTAGGACCAGTGGTGACCTTCGACTCCACAGACgggttcacactggagagaagccatattgttgctctgaatgtggtaaacaattttCTACAAGTAGCTCTCTTCAAGCTCACAGACAGATTCACAGTAGAGAGAAGTCATATTGCAGTACTAAATGTGACAAACAGTTCTCCAGGAGTTGGTGTTTTCAGTCCCACAGAAGAATTCACAATGGAGAGAAGACATGTTGCTGTTCTGACTGTGGTAAAGAATTCTCTTCAAGTAGCCCTCTTCAAACCCAAAGACGGATTCACTCTggtgagaagccatattgctgttctcaatgtggtaaacagtttagCACCAATAGCAGTCTTAAGAGACACATTAGAATCCACAGTGtggaaaattaaatacaaattagtattaaattaaatacactgCTTTAACTAAAGAGCAAAGCATGACTGATCACACTCAAAAATAATTATCACATAGAAATGGAATAGACTGAAAGTGGAACATAATCTCTAATAATGAGATACTGGTAAGGACATTTAATGTTGTGAGGAATTAGGGATCAAAGCGTTGATGACTTAAAGTAACAGCAAAATGTATGAATTGCACAAGCTACACAATAAACTCAAGAGAACAGTGTCCCAGCAATTCAACAAGCAGACACCAGAAAGattgaaaataaatggaaagtGCAGCAATTAATGCCCTAAAATAGATTCAagttataaattacaaaaaataataattagaaaggCAGAGATACCTCCAAAAATACGGACAAATGGAACCCGGAAAACTTTTTTAGACCTCCCGAAGGCAGACGAGAGTAAAGATCTACACAGAAGAGAGGCATAAGTTTCTATCCTCTTGATGTTCTGTCTATTACCATCACTCCTGTGAGTTAACACAAGACTCTGCAAGGAGGAGGAAAATGTCCTA
Proteins encoded in this window:
- the LOC120534623 gene encoding gastrula zinc finger protein XlCGF17.1-like; the encoded protein is MQFSYQSKLMTHTKIHNGEKPYCCSDCGKQFSTSGNLHTHSRIHTGEKPYSCSYGGKQFSASGDLRNHRRNHTGEKPYSCTECGKQFSWTFSLHSHKRIYTGEKPYCCSDCGK